From a region of the Streptomyces tirandamycinicus genome:
- a CDS encoding DUF2293 domain-containing protein, whose translation MDPVVVVEPLKRRHCADCRRGPLERLVLEFNAPRCLDCADLGHLVFLPRGNAALTRRAREASSLWAVVVRHNRRRTRYERQGLLVEEAALARAEAACLADAEARARRRERDAVRRAAEDVRFTARLTAEIMRLFPSCPLDRALDVAAHTSVRGSGRVGRTAAGRALDEGAVTAAVRASVRHLDTPYDGLLMRGVPRHEARRRVAPAVEATLTAWRTPPS comes from the coding sequence GTGGACCCGGTGGTGGTCGTCGAACCGCTGAAGCGGCGGCACTGCGCGGACTGCCGGCGGGGGCCGCTGGAGCGGCTGGTGCTGGAGTTCAACGCACCGCGTTGCCTGGACTGCGCGGACCTGGGCCATCTGGTCTTCCTGCCGCGTGGGAACGCGGCGCTGACCCGGCGGGCGCGCGAGGCGAGTTCTCTGTGGGCCGTGGTCGTACGGCACAACAGACGGCGCACCCGGTACGAACGGCAGGGCCTGCTGGTGGAGGAGGCGGCGCTGGCGCGTGCGGAGGCGGCGTGCCTCGCCGATGCGGAGGCGCGGGCGCGTCGGCGTGAGCGGGATGCCGTTCGGCGGGCGGCGGAGGACGTCCGCTTCACGGCCCGGCTCACCGCGGAGATCATGCGGCTCTTCCCCTCCTGCCCGCTCGACCGCGCTCTGGACGTGGCGGCGCACACATCGGTACGGGGCAGCGGGCGCGTGGGGCGTACCGCGGCCGGCCGTGCCCTGGACGAGGGCGCGGTCACCGCGGCGGTGCGGGCATCGGTGCGCCATCTCGACACGCCGTACGACGGGCTGCTGATGCGGGGCGTCCCCCGCCACGAGGCGCGCCGACGTGTCGCCCCGGCCGTCGAGGCGACGCTCACCGCCTGGCGGACGCCGCCGTCGTGA
- a CDS encoding chaplin translates to MRQIRRTGLVAAMVTGGALAAAGAAHADSGAQGSAVGSPGVLSGNTVQVPVHVPVNVCGNTVNVIGLLNPAAGNTCENEGSGGDGTAGGGAAAEAEAEGSPGVLSGNTVQLPVDVPVNITGNSVNVVGIGNPSVGNSSSNSANPPARPRPVTPPRTTTPSEVRPATRDLEPQQGPVHLAETGTPSTLGLALPVGAALALGGAVLYRRARAMA, encoded by the coding sequence ATGAGGCAGATTCGCCGAACAGGTCTGGTCGCAGCGATGGTCACGGGCGGAGCACTGGCCGCCGCCGGAGCCGCACACGCCGACTCGGGTGCGCAGGGGAGCGCGGTCGGCTCCCCCGGCGTGCTCTCCGGCAACACGGTGCAGGTCCCGGTCCATGTGCCGGTGAACGTGTGCGGCAACACGGTGAACGTGATCGGTCTGCTGAACCCCGCGGCGGGCAACACCTGCGAGAACGAGGGAAGCGGCGGCGACGGTACCGCTGGCGGCGGAGCGGCCGCCGAGGCGGAGGCGGAGGGCTCCCCGGGGGTTCTCTCCGGGAACACGGTCCAGCTGCCCGTCGACGTCCCGGTGAACATCACCGGCAACTCCGTGAACGTCGTCGGCATCGGCAACCCTTCGGTCGGCAACTCCTCCTCGAACTCCGCCAATCCGCCCGCCCGGCCCCGCCCGGTGACGCCGCCGAGGACGACCACGCCGTCGGAGGTCCGTCCCGCCACGCGTGACCTGGAGCCCCAGCAGGGCCCGGTCCACCTGGCCGAGACCGGCACGCCGTCCACGCTCGGTCTCGCCCTCCCCGTCGGCGCGGCCCTCGCCCTGGGCGGTGCCGTGCTGTACCGCCGTGCCCGCGCCATGGCGTAG